One part of the Trichoplusia ni isolate ovarian cell line Hi5 chromosome 2, tn1, whole genome shotgun sequence genome encodes these proteins:
- the LOC113504416 gene encoding actin-related protein 3: MGDHLPACVIDVGTGYTKLGFAGNKEPQFIIPSAIAIKETAKVGDQSTRRMTKAVEDLDFFIGDEAFDATGYSVKYPVRHGLVEDWDLMERYIEQCIFKYLRAEPEDHHFLLTEPPLNTPENREYLAEIMFESFNVPGLYIAVQAVLALAASWKSRTSAERTFTGIVVDSGDGVTHIVPVAEGYVIGSCIKHIPIAGRNITSFIQSLLREREVGIPPEQSLETAKAIKERYSYICPDIAKEFAKYDADPGKWMKKYTGINAITKNPFSVDVGYERFLGPEIFFHPEFSNADFTVPLNEMVDEVIQSCPIDVRRGLYGNIVLSGGSTMFRDFGRRLQRDIKRTVDARLKLSTTLSEGRITPKPVDVQVISHNMQRYAVWFGGSMLGSTPEFYQVCHTKQAYMEYGPSICRHNPVFGTMT, translated from the coding sequence ATGGGTGACCATTTACCAGCTTGTGTCATCGACGTCGGCACGGGGTACACCAAGCTGGGCTTTGCCGGCAACAAGGAACCGCAGTTTATCATTCCGTCAGCCATAGCGATAAAAGAAACTGCGAAAGTCGGTGACCAAAGCACTCGACGGATGACTAAGGCCGTTGAGGATTTAGATTTCTTCATCGGCGATGAAGCATTTGACGCCACGGGGTACTCGGTGAAGTATCCCGTACGACATGGTCTTGTTGAAGATTGGGATCTAATGGAGCGTTACATCGAACAGTGTATCTTCAAATACCTAAGGGCGGAGCCGGAAGATCATCATTTCCTGCTCACTGAACCTCCACTAAACACTCCTGAGAACAGGGAGTACTTAGCTGAGATTATGTTTGAGTCATTCAATGTGCCTGGCTTGTATATAGCTGTTCAGGCTGTACTGGCCCTCGCGGCGTCGTGGAAGTCGCGAACATCTGCAGAACGCACATTCACTGGTATTGTGGTTGACAGTGGAGATGGTGTGACCCACATTGTGCCTGTTGCTGAAGGATATGTCATAGGATCTTGTATCAAGCATATACCTATTGCAGGTAGAAACATTACCTCATTTATTCAGTCATTACTTCGTGAACGCGAAGTAGGTATCCCACCGGAACAGAGCTTGGAGACTGCCAAAGCTATTAAAGAGCGATACAGTTACATTTGCCCCGACATAGCTAAAGAGTTTGCGAAATATGATGCAGACCCCGGTAAATGGATGAAAAAATACACTGGTATTAATGCTATTACCAAGAATCCATTCTCAGTAGATGTTGGATATGAAAGGTTCTTGGGACCTGAAATATTCTTCCACCCAGAGTTCTCTAATGCTGACTTCACTGTTCCCCTAAATGAGATGGTTGATGAGGTGATTCAGTCATGTCCTATTGATGTAAGGAGAGGCTTGTATGGTAACATTGTGCTGTCTGGTGGATCAACAATGTTCCGTGACTTTGGGAGGAGATTACAGCGTGATATCAAGAGGACAGTGGATGCTAGACTGAAGCTGTCTACCACTTTGTCAGAGGGCCGCATCACACCTAAACCGGTTGATGTGCAGGTCATTTCTCACAACATGCAGCGGTATGCCGTCTGGTTTGGCGGCAGTATGCTCGGCTCTACCCCTGAGTTCTATCAAGTGTGTCACACAAAACAAGCATACATGGAGTATGGCCCCAGTATTTGCAGACACAACCCTGTATTTGGCACCATGACATAA
- the LOC113504428 gene encoding leptin receptor gene-related protein isoform X2 has translation MAGIKGLVSLAFAGSIGMTFVILACALPQYKQWWPFFVVLFYVLCPIPTMIARRHTEGGTHMACMESAIFITMGFIVSSFALPVVLARAAVIMWGACYLTLAGNIIVYLTILGFFTIFDMDDTDYTMW, from the exons ATGGCTGGTATTAAGGG tcTGGTGTCTCTCGCTTTTGCTGGTTCCATTGGAATGACTTTTGTCATTCTTGCATGTGCCTTACCACAGTATAA GCAATGGTGGCCATTCTTTGTAGTTCTGTTCTACGTGCTCTGCCCGATCCCGACGATGATCGCGCGCCGTCACACAGAGGGCGGCACTCACATGGCCTGCATGGAGTCTGCCATCTTTATCACTATGGGTTTCATTGTCAGCTCATTCGCCCTGCCCGTGGTGCTAGCTCGTGCTGCAGTG ATAATGTGGGGCGCTTGTTATTTAACGCTGGCAGGTAACATCATTGTGTACCTCACCATCCTCGGTTTCTTCACCATCTTTGACATGGACGACACTGACTATACGATGTGGTGA
- the LOC113504428 gene encoding leptin receptor gene-related protein isoform X1 — MNMECLFFSLVSLAFAGSIGMTFVILACALPQYKQWWPFFVVLFYVLCPIPTMIARRHTEGGTHMACMESAIFITMGFIVSSFALPVVLARAAVIMWGACYLTLAGNIIVYLTILGFFTIFDMDDTDYTMW, encoded by the exons ATGAATAtggaatgtttgtttttcagtcTGGTGTCTCTCGCTTTTGCTGGTTCCATTGGAATGACTTTTGTCATTCTTGCATGTGCCTTACCACAGTATAA GCAATGGTGGCCATTCTTTGTAGTTCTGTTCTACGTGCTCTGCCCGATCCCGACGATGATCGCGCGCCGTCACACAGAGGGCGGCACTCACATGGCCTGCATGGAGTCTGCCATCTTTATCACTATGGGTTTCATTGTCAGCTCATTCGCCCTGCCCGTGGTGCTAGCTCGTGCTGCAGTG ATAATGTGGGGCGCTTGTTATTTAACGCTGGCAGGTAACATCATTGTGTACCTCACCATCCTCGGTTTCTTCACCATCTTTGACATGGACGACACTGACTATACGATGTGGTGA